The following are encoded together in the Glycine max cultivar Williams 82 chromosome 8, Glycine_max_v4.0, whole genome shotgun sequence genome:
- the LOC100781803 gene encoding uncharacterized protein, whose protein sequence is MLILKGYPPRLKFLGLPPLIPHLSRNQFRAMTLNLCTPCFSRMLHHPFSSSSSLPNTHTPLPSLLFFSPSSLPNPNQSTFISTKASVSESHNETSDDTAANLFDQQLILRLAATAKDADEALLMIADNSSRNDGVVSTSDCCSIISAALNRNNPQLALSIFYAMRATFHQVGESGPLAERWKWSRPNANVYTLLIQGLAAVLRVSDALRVIRYICEIGVSPGEEVPFGKIVKCPSCRIAVGVAQPQQGIQIVSCAKCRYQYELVSGDIVSIESEEISMDITAWERGLRYVKLMKQSIPAAVHSIVVQTPSGLARTHRFATETVDLPAQEGERVTVAVAAPSNVYRKVGPFKFSPRAPDFYPGEAMCITNHKDGRESLLLRAPRKEVNSSLLKPSLIFPLLALLATGDVASGIIDPGLPQLLSVVAVSTLVVGSTVNTVVLPQFNQLPQKSVEVTAIKQQLLSQYDVLLSRINDLKEAAEKEIWMLARMCQLENKISAVGEPAYRTRISKVKRVRESLQNSLRGRIELIESYARISSMIEIEVEMETDVLAAETASNMDSIKEQIEQIMELENLEERWKIQAEANDEAERLLSSQPMPLDEV, encoded by the exons ATGCTGATTCTCAAAGGTTATCCACCAAGACTTAAATTCCTTGGCTTGCCACCTCTCATTCCTCATCTGTCTCGAAACCAATTCAGAGCTATGACTCTAAACCTCTGCACTCCATGCTTCTCTCGCATGCTTCACcaccctttttcttcttcttcttctctccccAACACTCACACTCCTTTGCCTTCTCTATTATTTTTCTCCCCTTCCTCACTCCCCAACCCTAACCAATCCACCTTCATAAGCACCAAAGCTTCCGTGAGCGAGAGCCACAATGAAACCTCCGACGACACCGCTGCCAACTTATTTGACCAACAACTCATCCTCCGACTCGCCGCAACCGCCAAAGACGCCGACGAGGCCTTACTAATGATCGCCGACAACTCCTCCCGAAACGACGGCGTCGTTTCCACCTCCGATTGCTGTTCCATTATCTCCGCAGCACTTAACCGCAACAATCCCCAACTCGCTCTCTCCATTTTCTACGCCATGCGCGCCACTTTTCATCAAG TTGGCGAGAGTGGTCCTTTGGCTGAGAGATGGAAGTGGTCGAGGCCAAATGCAAATGTTTATACATTGTTGATTCAAGGTTTAGCGGCGGTGTTAAGGGTTTCTGACGCTCTCAGGGTTATTAGATATATTTGTGAAATCGGCGTTTCTCCTGGTGAGGAG GTTCCGTTTGGGAAGATAGTCAAATGCCCTAGCTGTCGGATAGCTGTTGGTGTTGCACAACCACAACAAGGTATTCAG ATAGTGTCTTGTGCAAAGTGTCGCTACCAATACGAACTTGTTTCAGGAGACATAGTCAGTATTGAATCAGAAGAAATCAG CATGGACATTACCGCATGGGAAAGGGGGTTAAGATACGTGAAACTGATGAAGCAAAGCATTCCTGCTGCTGTTCACTCTATTGTG GTGCAGACCCCTTCTGGTCTGGCTCGCACTCATAGATTTGCAACTGAAACAGTTGATCTGCCAGCTCAAGAAGGTGAAAGGGTAACTGTTGCTGTGGCAGCTCCATCTAATGTGTATCGAAAGGTGGGCCCCTTTAAATTCAGTCCAAGAGCCCCTGATTTCTATCCTGGTGAGGCTATGTGCATAACAAACCACAAGGATGGGCGGGAGTCACTACTGTTAAGAGCCCCAAGAAAAGAAGTAAATTCGTCATTACTCAAACCCTCCCTCATCTTTCCACTTCTTGCTTTGTTGGCCACCGGTGATGTTGCCTCTGGAATTATTGACCCCGGCCTTCCCCAATTGCTGTCAGTTGTTGCAGTTTCAACTCTTGTTGTTGGATCTACAGTGAATACTGTTGTTCTTCCTCAGTTTAATCAG CTTCCACAGAAATCAGTAGAAGTAACTGCGATCAAACAACAGCTTTTATCTCAATATGATGTTCTTCTGTCTCGCATCAATGACCTAAAAGAAGCTGCTGAAAAAGAG ATTTGGATGTTAGCTCGAATGTGCCAACTTGAGAACAAAATTTCAGCTGTTGGAGAACCTGCTTATCG GACTCGGATAAGTAAAGTCAAAAGGGTTCGCGAGAGCCTGCAAAACTCCCTCAGGGGACGGATTGAATTGATTGAAAGCTATGCTAGG ATTTCCTCAATGATTGAAATCGAAGTGGAGATGGAGACTGATGTTCTTGCTGCTGAAACTGCTAGTAATATG GATAGTATCAAAGAACAGATAGAGCAAATCATGGAGCTTGAAAATTTGGAGgag AGATGGAAAATACAAGCAGAAGCAAATGATGAGGCTGAAAGACTTCTTAGTTCCCAGCCCATGCCTTTGGACGAAGTTTAA
- the LOC102661054 gene encoding uncharacterized protein — protein MIRTIFACLNGKASHKKSKVEPLEVTKPVYRDELTKKQRPRKAGKKTVRFAESEPTILGEDGEKEFEKTRSVSGNEVGEKEGIRVRIKLTKEEAARFLSKCNRGVLEFEDVARELVLIPVNRVSIVSDGTINL, from the coding sequence atGATTCGGACCATATTTGCTTGCCTCAATGGAAAAGCATCACATAAAAAATCTAAAGTAGAGCCACTGGAAGTCACAAAACCTGTTTATAGAGATGAGTTAACCAAAAAACAAAGGCCAAGGAAGGCAGGGAAGAAAACTGTCCGGTTTGCAGAATCAGAACCTACCATTTTGGGAGAAGATGGTGAGAAGGAGTTTGAGAAAACAAGAAGTGTTAGTGGTAATGAAGTGGGAGAAAAAGAAGGGATAAGAGTGAGGATTAAATTGACAAAAGAAGAAGCTGCACGGTTCCTATCAAAATGCAACAGAGGAGTTCTTGAATTCGAGGATGTTGCTCGTGAGCTTGTGTTGATCCCAGTTAATCGAGTTAgcattgtgtccgatggcacaatCAATTTGTAG
- the LOC102661206 gene encoding putative RING-H2 finger protein ATL21B has protein sequence MAPSAILVCGFCIFLFHLQSTRGNKQVNCNRLRCGDIDIEFPFGLRGSNQDRRCRYYPIQSFQLSCLDQTQTILTLPGFGNLTVKSIDYETQSIRVNDPAGCLPKRFLHKWNLSDDSPFALNPLIYGTIPFNLTFLRCPSNVTDSSQFPSVPISCLSDKSNYSTIVSWSQPIISSPLLSQQCEVMFRALVPLPVLDTPMLPFWPDLNTDLDLVWTQPNCRDCSLSGQLCGFSKDKTKTPQVRCFARDSTKGLSRSGKYGLAIGVGIPGVLCLIGICCCIGGKLRMLRHGGRSTDVPVRSVPLEMGLDGATIEKYPKTLIGESGRLLKPNDSTCAICLCEYEAKETLRSIPQCNHYYHAHCIDHWLKLNATCPLCRNSPTASLFSFSPTSSLA, from the exons atggcTCCCTCAGCCATATTAGTATGTGGTTTTTGCATCTTCCTTTTCCATCTCCAAAGCACAAGAGGGAACAAACAGGTTAACTGCAACAGGTTGCGTTGCGGCGATATAGATATTGAGTTCCCTTTCGGTTTGAGAGGATCCAACCAAGACCGTCGCTGCAGGTATTACCCAATTCAAAGCTTCCAACTTTCGTGTCTGGACCAAACACAAACCATTCTCACCCTCCCAGGCTTCGGTAACTTAACCGTGAAAAGCATCGATTACGAAACCCAAAGCATCCGAGTCAACGACCCAGCAGGGTGTCTCCCGAAACGGTTCTTACACAAGTGGAACCTTTCGGATGATTCACCTTTTGCTTTAAACCCATTGATTTATGGAACAATTCCGTTTAACCTCACTTTCCTACGATGCCCCTCCAACGTGACGGACTCGTCTCAATTCCCGTCAGTGCCAATTTCGTGCCTGAGCGATAAAAGCAACTACTCGACCATAGTTTCGTGGTCACAACCTATTATATCATCACCCTTGTTGTCTCAACAGTGCGAGGTCATGTTTCGGGCTCTTGTCCCTCTGCCGGTGTTGGACACGCCCATGTTGCCATTTTGGCCTGATCTCAACACCGACCTTGATTTGGTGTGGACCCAACCCAATTGTAGGGACTGTTCACTTAGTGGCCAACTTTGTGGCTTCTCCAAGGACAAAACTAAAACCCCTCAAGTTCGGTGTTTCGCTAGGGACTCCACCAAAG GTCTTTCAAGAAGTGGGAAATATGGGTTAGCAATAGGAGTGGGAATACCAGGAGTCTTGTGTCTAATTGGGATTTGTTGCTGTATCGGCGGCAAGCTGAGGATGCTAAGGCATGGTGGACGCAGCACAGATGTTCCGGTGAGAAGCGTCCCTTTGGAAATGGGGCTTGACGGAGCCACAATTGAAAAGTATCCCAAAACTCTTATTGGGGAGAGTGGACGCTTATTGAAGCCCAATGACAGCACCTGCGCAATATGCCTCTGTGAATATGAGGCCAAAGAAACCTTGAGGAGCATACCCCAATGTAACCATTATTATCACGCACATTGCATAGACCACTGGCTCAAATTGAATGCCACCTGTCCCTTGTGCAGGAATTCGCCCACAGcttctcttttttccttctctcccACTTCCTCATTGGCCTAG